The sequence GTGTACGCGGACGGGCGCCAGGTGGCGTTCGCCCGGGCGGTCACCGACCGCGCCACGTTCGCCTGGCTCGCCGACGTGTTCGTGGTGGCAGAGCACCGCGACCGCGGCGTGGGCGTGCTGCTCATGGACTTCGTCCTCGCCCATCCCGAGCTCCAGACACTGCGCCGCTGGCTGCTGGCCACCCTCGACGCCCACGGCCTCTACCGCCGCTTCGGCTTCGAGGACACGCCGGAGGCACGCTTCATGATGCGCGAGACCGCGGAGGCGCGCCGGGCGCTCCCGCGTTAGCTACTCGGTGACGATCGTGC is a genomic window of Thermoleophilaceae bacterium containing:
- a CDS encoding GNAT family N-acetyltransferase is translated as MLRVYADGRQVAFARAVTDRATFAWLADVFVVAEHRDRGVGVLLMDFVLAHPELQTLRRWLLATLDAHGLYRRFGFEDTPEARFMMRETAEARRALPR